GGGCCGACCGACAGCACGGTCGGGTCGGGGACGTCGGTGACGACCAGCGCGATCAGGTCGAAGGGCTGTCCGGGGCGGGTGCGGCCCTTGGTGAGCGCGTAGGGGCGGACCATCGGCCCGGCGTCCTCGTCGTACCACTGGACGGGGCGGTCGGGCGGCGGCGGGTAGCCGAACGGGGTGCCGGGCAGGTACTCCCGGGGCGGGTAGGCCATCGGCCAACTCCCCTCCTTCTGCTGGGCTTTCGGGCCGGGCGGTGGGCGCGCGGCCTCGGTCAGTAGCCGCGCGGGGCGGCGTGCAGGTGTTCGCCGACCCGGCGGACCAGGCGGGCCATCTCGTAGGCGACCAGGCCGAGGTCGGCGTCGGGTTCGGCGAAGACGGCCAGGCAGGAGCCCTGTCCGGCGGCGGCCACGAACAGGTAGCCGCGTTCCAGTTCGACCATGGTCTGGCGGACCTCGCCCGCCTCGAAGTGGCGCCCGGCACCCTTGGCCAGGCTGTGGAAGCCGGAGGCGACGGCGGCCAGGTGTTCGGCGTCCTCGCGGCCGAGGCCGGTGGAGTTGCCCATCGGCAGCCCGTCGGCGGAGAGCATGACGGCGAACCTGACCCGGGCCGTCCGGGTGGTCAACTCGTCCAGGAGCCAGTTGAGTTCGCCGCTCTGGCGGGTGGTGCCGATCATCGGTAGCGCTCTCCTCTGTCGAAGTCGCCGC
Above is a genomic segment from Kitasatospora cineracea containing:
- a CDS encoding DUF742 domain-containing protein → MAYPPREYLPGTPFGYPPPPDRPVQWYDEDAGPMVRPYALTKGRTRPGQPFDLIALVVTDVPDPTVLSVGPEQTAILEICRGNALSVAEIAADLDLPLGVVRVLLGDLLDAEHIRVSRPVPPALLPHEHILQEVIHGLRAL
- a CDS encoding roadblock/LC7 domain-containing protein → MIGTTRQSGELNWLLDELTTRTARVRFAVMLSADGLPMGNSTGLGREDAEHLAAVASGFHSLAKGAGRHFEAGEVRQTMVELERGYLFVAAAGQGSCLAVFAEPDADLGLVAYEMARLVRRVGEHLHAAPRGY